The following are encoded in a window of Candidatus Polarisedimenticolia bacterium genomic DNA:
- the rny gene encoding ribonuclease Y, with protein sequence RAFEKATGVQLLMDESPDMLVLSCFNPIKREIARVSLERLLKDGNIHPRRIDEVVEKSRRKVEESILRAGDETVKNLGIKGMHPEMVKTLGRLKYRTSYGQNVLEHSVEVAQLTAMMATELGLDSNLALRAGLLHDIGKAIDFETEGTHPEIGAEVGTKYGEHEVVINAIASHHDDIEVISPISVLVAAADAISGSRPGARRKTLVDYAKRIEKLEGIANSFEGVEQSYAIQAGREIRVIAVPEKIDDAQVSLLANDLAQRIQKEMEYPGRIKVTVIREMRATEVAR encoded by the coding sequence CCGCGCCTTCGAGAAGGCCACCGGCGTCCAACTGCTGATGGACGAGTCTCCCGACATGCTGGTCCTTTCCTGTTTCAACCCGATCAAGCGCGAGATCGCGCGCGTCTCGCTGGAGCGCCTCCTCAAAGACGGCAACATCCACCCGCGGCGCATCGACGAGGTCGTGGAGAAATCGCGGCGCAAGGTCGAGGAGTCGATCCTGCGGGCCGGGGACGAGACGGTGAAGAACCTCGGGATCAAGGGGATGCATCCCGAGATGGTCAAGACCCTGGGACGCCTCAAGTACCGCACCTCTTACGGGCAGAACGTGCTGGAGCATTCGGTAGAGGTCGCCCAGCTGACGGCCATGATGGCGACCGAGCTGGGGCTCGATTCCAACCTGGCGCTGCGCGCCGGGCTGCTGCACGATATCGGCAAGGCAATCGACTTCGAGACCGAGGGGACCCATCCGGAGATCGGAGCCGAAGTCGGGACCAAATACGGCGAGCACGAGGTGGTCATCAACGCCATCGCTTCGCACCACGACGACATCGAGGTGATCTCGCCCATCTCCGTCCTGGTCGCGGCGGCCGATGCCATCTCCGGGTCGCGCCCCGGGGCCCGGCGCAAGACGCTGGTCGATTACGCCAAGCGGATCGAGAAGCTGGAGGGAATCGCCAACAGCTTCGAAGGGGTCGAGCAGTCCTATGCCATCCAGGCGGGGCGGGAGATCCGGGTCATCGCCGTGCCGGAGAAGATCGACGACGCGCAGGTGTCGCTGCTGGCCAACGACCTGGCCCAGCGCATCCAGAAGGAGATGGAGTATCCCGGCCGCATCAAGGTGACCGTGATCCGGGAAATGCGGGCCACTGAAGTGGCGCGCTGA
- a CDS encoding PHP domain-containing protein yields the protein MAEEADLHLHSRHSDGTDEPAALLEQAAAAGLQAVSLTDHDTLEGLPEALAAGERLGVRVLNGVEISAEFLGHEIHLLAYAFDLSSPVLRESLATYRSERETRAGRIVERLNRMGVAITMEQVRESARGASLGRPHLAEALVLSGTVRTAQDAFDRYLNPGRPAFVPRARFTLDSARAAVSAAGGVLILAHPHLNLSSGNIRSLVETGIDGLEVLHPRLKPAQSRELAELAARKGILATGGSDCHGERRGTYKVGTVRIPAQTVDRIFEKSAEIRRHAATGGEAGRA from the coding sequence GTGGCGGAGGAGGCCGATCTCCATCTCCATTCCCGCCACTCCGACGGGACCGACGAGCCGGCGGCGCTCCTCGAGCAGGCGGCCGCGGCCGGGCTTCAGGCGGTCAGCCTGACGGACCACGACACCCTGGAAGGGCTGCCCGAGGCGCTCGCCGCGGGGGAGCGGCTGGGAGTCCGGGTGCTCAACGGGGTGGAGATCAGCGCCGAGTTTCTCGGTCACGAGATCCACCTCCTCGCCTACGCATTCGATCTCTCCTCGCCCGTATTGCGGGAATCCCTGGCAACCTATCGCAGCGAGCGTGAGACGCGCGCCGGCCGGATCGTGGAAAGGCTGAACCGGATGGGGGTCGCCATCACCATGGAGCAGGTGCGCGAATCGGCCCGCGGGGCCTCGCTGGGACGACCTCACCTGGCGGAAGCTTTGGTGCTGTCCGGAACCGTCCGCACCGCGCAGGATGCTTTCGATCGGTATCTCAATCCCGGACGTCCCGCCTTCGTGCCGCGCGCCCGCTTCACTCTCGATTCGGCCCGAGCGGCGGTATCGGCCGCGGGGGGCGTCCTGATCCTGGCCCATCCCCATCTGAACCTCTCTTCTGGTAACATTCGCTCTCTCGTGGAGACCGGCATCGACGGGCTGGAAGTCCTGCACCCGCGCCTCAAGCCGGCTCAATCGCGCGAGCTGGCCGAGCTCGCGGCTCGTAAAGGCATCCTGGCGACCGGGGGATCCGATTGCCACGGGGAGCGCCGCGGGACCTATAAGGTCGGAACCGTCCGGATCCCGGCGCAAACCGTGGACCGGATCTTCGAGAAAAGCGCGGAAATCCGGCGGCATGCCGCGACGGGTGGGGAGGCGGGAAGGGCATGA